DNA sequence from the Betaproteobacteria bacterium genome:
CTGGGCGCGATCCTGTTCGAACAGACGATGGACCGTGAAATCCAGGGTCGGGGCAGCGCCGACTACCTCTGGTCGGTGAAGCAGGTGGTGCCGTTCCTGAAGGTCGACAAGGGCCTGGCCGATGAGGCCAACGGTGTGCAGCTGATGAAGCCGATGCCGGGTCTCGATGCCTTGCTTGCGCGTGCCAAGGACAAGGGTGTCTTCGGCACCAAGATGCGCTCGGTCGTGAAGCACGCCGACGCCAAGGGAATCGAGGAGATCGTCGTCCAGCAGTTCAGCGTCGGCAAGCAAATCGTGGCGAGCGGGCTCATGCCCATCATCGAGCCCGAAGTCGACATCCATGCGACGGACAAGGAAGGCGCCGAGCGACTCCTCAAGGCGGCCATACTCAAACAGCTCGATACGCTGGGTCAGCAGCAGCAGGTGATGCTGAAGCTCACCATTCCATCCGTCGCCGATTTCTATGCGGATCTGGTGAAGCATCCGAAGGTGCTGCGCGTGGTGGCCCTTTCCGGAGGCTACTCGCGCGAGGAGGCGAACCGATTGCTCGCGCGCAACCCCGGCGTGATCGCGAGCTTTTCGCGGGCGTTGACCGAGGGTCTCACCGCACAACAAAGCGACGAGGCGTTCAACAAGGCGCTGGATGCATCGATCGCCAGCATCTATCAGGCGTCGATCACCTGACCCCTATACCGCCAGATCGAGGATGCCGGGCTTCGGCGTAAAGCCGAGGCCGGGCGTATTCGGCAACGCGATCCAACCTTGCACCGGGGCCGGCGCGCCATCGAACAACGCCTCGCAGAGGCGCCACCCGCCGAGGTGGAACTCCACCCGCCCGCCATTCGGCACCCCTGCGTGCAGATGCATGTTGAGATGCGGGTAGTTGCCGCCCATCTCGAGCTGGATGTTGAACGCCTGGGCGAGCGCCGCCGCACGCAATCCGCCCGTGAACCCACCGATGTCGCGCACATTGGGCTGCGCGATGTCGATCGACTCGTTCAGAAAATACTCGCGCAAGGTCGAGATGTCCGAGGTGCCGGTGCTGCCGGCGGCGATCGGGATGCTGGTTGAACGCCGCAGCTGCGCCATCAGCCGCGGATCGGCCTGCAGGACCGGATCCTCGAAC
Encoded proteins:
- a CDS encoding fructose bisphosphate aldolase, which translates into the protein MNSQQHDTIKSAKGFVAALDQSGGSTPKALSLYGIAKESYSGDQQMFDLVHAMRTRIVTSPAFNGDRILGAILFEQTMDREIQGRGSADYLWSVKQVVPFLKVDKGLADEANGVQLMKPMPGLDALLARAKDKGVFGTKMRSVVKHADAKGIEEIVVQQFSVGKQIVASGLMPIIEPEVDIHATDKEGAERLLKAAILKQLDTLGQQQQVMLKLTIPSVADFYADLVKHPKVLRVVALSGGYSREEANRLLARNPGVIASFSRALTEGLTAQQSDEAFNKALDASIASIYQASIT